The following are encoded in a window of Panicum virgatum strain AP13 chromosome 5N, P.virgatum_v5, whole genome shotgun sequence genomic DNA:
- the LOC120673145 gene encoding cytochrome P450 89A2-like, with translation MELVGLTSDTSTIPLLCCLITLFVSLLFFIRCRRGPSDDSAAVNGKARLPPGPPALVFLAKFLALRRSIFDLAPLLRDLHARHGPVISVRLFGTLVFVADRRLAHRALVRDGATFADRPPLVDPDPLFSAGDINTAPYGPYWRLVRRNLAADALHRARVGLFAPARRWACDSLVAGLLRAARGQGDGPSSEETGAVTVRPLLRRAMFELLAYMCFGARLGQGELDEIEALERHVLASFTSFPVFAFLPPLTKRLFRKRWAAHVAVRRRLDELFIPLIHAARRRGDADEDRPPCYAESLLALRVADEGDRPLTDAEMVSLCSEFLNAGTDTTVTLVEWIMAELVNNPDVQAKVYEEVTGGNPELDVAGNLQALPYLRAVVLEGLRLHPPAHFLIPHGMRSDAEIGGYTVPKGAEVNFMVAEIGRDEAVWTAAREFRPERFLDGGEGRGVDITGSREIRMMPFGAGRRMCPGYALGTHHAEYFVARMVSELQWLPGADGEAVDMAETVDFTTVMKHPLRARIIPRNQTNTCSLEEQSSTEGNL, from the coding sequence ATGGAGCTCGTAGGCTTGACCTCGGACACCTCGACGATCCCCCTCCTCTGCTGCCTCATCACCCTGTTCGTCTCGCTCCTTTTCTTCATTCGCTGCCGCCGTGGCCCCAGCGACGACTCAGCAGCGGTCAACGGTAAGGCCCGGCTCCCGCCAGGCCCGCCGGCGCTGGTCTTCCTGGCCAAGTTCTTGGCGCTGCGGCGATCCATCTTCGACCTGGCCCCGCTGCTGCGCGACCTGCACGCGCGCCACGGGCCCGTCATCTCCGTCCGCCTCTTCGGCACGCTCGTCTtcgtcgccgaccgccgcctCGCGCACCGCGCCCTCGTCCGCGACGGCGCCACCTTCGCCGACCGCCCGCCGCTCGTCGACCCGGACCCGCTCTTCAGCGCCGGCGACATCAACACCGCGCCCTACGGGCCCTACTGGCGCCTCGTCCGCcgcaacctcgccgccgacgcgctgCACCGCGCCCGCGTCGGCCTCttcgcgccggcgaggcggtgggCGTGCGACTcgctcgtcgccggcctcctccgcgccgcgcgcggccaaGGAGATGGGCCGTCCTCGGAGGAGACGGGCGCCGTCACGGTCAGGCCGCTCCTACGGCGCGCCATGTTCGAGCTGCTCGCGTACATGTGCTTCGGCGCGCGGCTCGGCCAGGGCGAGCTCGACGAGATCGAGGCGCTGGAGCGGCACGTGCTCGCCTCCTTCACCTCCTTCCCCGTCTTCGCCTTCCTCCCGCCGCTCACCAAGAGGCTCTTCCGCAAGCGGTGGGCGGCGCACGTGGCCGTGCGAAGGAGGCTGGACGAGCTATTCATCCCGCTGAtccacgccgcgcgccggcgcggcgacgccgacgaggaCCGCCCGCCGTGCTACGCCGAGTCCCTCCTCGCGCTGCGGGTGGCCGACGAGGGCGACCGGCCGCTGACGGACGCCGAGATGGTCAGCCTCTGCTCCGAGTTCCTCAACGCCGGGACGGACACGACGGTGACCCTGGTGGAGTGGATCATGGCCGAGCTGGTGAACAACCCCGACGTCCAAGCCAAGGTGTACGAGGAGGTGACCGGAGGCAACCCCGAGCTCGACGTCGCCGGCAACCTCCAGGCGCTCCCGTACCTGAGGGCCGTCGTGCTCGAGGGCCTGCGGCTGCACCCGCCGGCCCACTTCCTCATCCCTCACGGCATGCGGAGCGACGCGGAGATCGGCGGCTACACGGTGCCTAAAGGCGCGGAGGTGAACTTCATGGTGGCGGAGATCGGCCGCGACGAGGCGGTGTGGACGGCCGCGCGCGAGTTCCGGCCGGAGCGAttcctggacggcggcgaggggcgcggCGTGGACATCACGGGGAGCAGGGAGATCAGGATGATGCCTTTCGGCGCCGGCAGGAGGATGTGCCCCGGGTACGCGCTGGGCACGCACCACGCCGAGTACTTCGTGGCGAGGATGGTGAGCGAGCTCCAGTGGCTGCCGGGGGCCGATGGGGAGGCCGTCGACATGGCGGAGACCGTGGATTTCACCACCGTCATGAAGCATCCGCTCCGAGCTCGCATCATACCAAGAAATCAAACCAATACTTGCTCACTAGAAGAACAAAGCTCTACAGAGGGAAATTTATAG